The following proteins are encoded in a genomic region of Brassica rapa cultivar Chiifu-401-42 unplaced genomic scaffold, CAAS_Brap_v3.01 Scaffold0412, whole genome shotgun sequence:
- the LOC117130369 gene encoding predicted GPI-anchored protein 58 — translation MPPRRALFGRRGGPNLPISISSSSDSSPPSTPTPLPTASFDATPSGSSFETDPSEGSYDQTPVHMPLSPDPYFMDIEVDVVHDSPVHGDHPAAPASPAAHIPPAPAAPILAAQPQPAPTDPAIIALLELMAEMVNLQHQALNAQREAQRTQPAPVPTTSHPDFLKIVMIMKNLGTKRYQG, via the coding sequence ATGCCACCGAGAAGAGCACTCTTTGGACGCCGTGGAGGTCCAAACCTCCCAATTtcgatttcatcatcttcagactctTCGCCGCCATCTACTCCGACACCACTTCCGACTGCTAGCTTTGATGCTACACCTTCGGGATCTAGCTTTGAGACTGACCCGTCTGAAGGGTCATATGATCAGACACCGGTGCACATGCCTTTGTCTCCAGACCCGTACTTTATGGACATCGAGGTGGATGTGGTACACGATAGTCCAGTGCACGGAGATCATCCCGCAGCTCCTGCATCTCCTGCCGCTCATATTCCACCGGCCCCTGCCGCACCTATTCTGGCAGCACAACCTCAACCAGCTCCAACTGATCCAGCTATAATAGCACTTCTAGAActgatggctgagatggtgaatttgcaaCATCAAGCATTGAATGCACAGCGTGAAGCACAGCGTACTCAGCCAGCTCCAGTACCTACCACTTCTCATCCGGACTTTctgaagatagtcatgattatgaaAAACTTGGGGACGAAGCGTTACCAGGGAG